From Rhodamnia argentea isolate NSW1041297 chromosome 10, ASM2092103v1, whole genome shotgun sequence, a single genomic window includes:
- the LOC115757649 gene encoding putative disease resistance protein RGA3 — MTDFVSSILGPLVEKLASSAVEEIQLVCGVKADREKLKNTLKMIQEVLADAEQKQIKEPAVRRWLSELKDFCYDVEDVLDEFETRALWRRARLTERLTLRRKVRYLSSWLSNLIFQFKMANKMKELGKRLDGINEEKTKFDLSSNVQEKTIVPRRETHSFVPASNVIGRDEEKKMIIELLLRRSNDGGAGKIAVVPILGMGGTGKTTLAKLVYNDDSVNEHFDHKVWLSMPVEFEVKKTTRDILESLGQKGNNDGFDMLQECLRNVLKNKRCLFVMDDVWEVRREDWMELRDLLEGVSEGSKVIVTSRIKSIAEIMGTVPPLHLANLSEEESLKLFVKCAFDQGQEKNHPDLMVIAKEIVSKCGGNPLAVKTLGSLLYSKKKNRSDWEQVRDSKMWQLPDDPLTSLRISYDLMPSYLKRCFAYCSIFPKSREFFNFDLIQLWISNGFIQSSGNNQELEEIGRQYLEELRSRSFFDVVEEVYPAVAFRMHDLIHELAVSVAQTESANMKVRAQDISPTTRHISFPDPSLLPKDELRDRLSKLSGVRTIFLSERGSSGEFFLERCISRFKHLRVLWLENSSFDQLPSSIGGLKHLKFLSLRLNDNIKKLPESICELCNLQSLDLLGCWELEELPADMKNMISLRVLWIATKQQRLPENGIGCLTSLRWLFIGGCENLEALFDDIESLTSLRKLFIAGCPMLASLPQGIKNLKALEDLWIVGCENLRLPEGESNEASSMSRLQSIRFKDLRELVSFPGWLEGSASTLERIRIEDCRNLRVLPEWLQNCSSLRKLEIGSCPGLSSIPDGVRRIATLTELRIIDCEGIEQGQRR; from the coding sequence ATGACCGACTTTGTCTCGAGCATCCTCGGGCCTCTCGTGGAGAAACTGGCTTCATCGGctgttgaagaaattcaactggTATGTGGCGTCAAGGCTGACCGagagaagctcaagaacacgcTAAAGATGATCCAGGAGGTGCTCGCCGACGCTGAGcagaagcaaataaaagaaccaGCTGTGAGGCGTTGGCTGTCGGAGCTTAAAGACTTCTGCTATGATGTTGAGGACGTGCTAGACGAATTCGAAACCAGGGCCTTGTGGAGGCGGGCGAggttgaccgagcgcttgacccTCAGAAGGAAGGTACGCTACTTGTCCTCGTGGCTATCCAACTTGATTTTCCAGTTTAAGAtggcaaataaaatgaaagagcTGGGAAAGAGACTTGACGGGATCAATGAAGAGAAAACTAAGTTCGACTTGTCGAGTAATGTTCAAGAAAAGACTATAGTTCCGCGGAGGGAAACTCATTCTTTTGTACCTGCTTCGAATGTGATTGgaagagatgaagaaaagaaaatgataatagaGCTGTTGTTGAGAAGATCAAATGATGGTGGAGCTGGAAAGATAGCGGTTGTTCCCATTCTTGGAATGGGGGGTACTGGAAAGACCACTCTCGCTAAATTGGTATACAATGATGACAGTGTAAACGAACATTTCGATCACAAAGTTTGGTTATCCATGCCAGTAGAATTCGAAGTTAAGAAGACAACAAGAGACATCCTCGAGTCTCTTGGTCAAAAAGGAAATAATGATGGATTTGACATGCTGCAAGAATGCCTGAGGAACGTCCTGAAGAACAAAAGGTGTTTGTTCGTAATGGACGATGTGTGGGAAGTGAGGAGGGAGGATTGGATGGAACTGAGAGATTTGTTAGAGGGCGTTTCCGAAGGGAGTAAAGTCATCGTGACTTCGCGGATTAAATCGATCGCCGAAATCATGGGCACTGTCCCTCCGCTTCATTTGGCCAACCTTTCGGAGGAGGAATCTTTGAAATTGTTCGTGAAGTGCGCGTTCGATCAAGGGCAAGAGAAGAATCACCCGGACCTTATGGTGATCGCCAAGGAAATCGTGAGCAAGTGCGGGGGAAATCCTCTGGCGGTGAAGACTTTGGGAAGCTTGTTgtattcaaagaaaaagaaccggAGCGACTGGGAACAGGTAAGAGATAGTAAGATGTGGCAATTACCAGATGACCCTTTGACTTCACTGAGAATAAGCTACGATCTAATGCCGTCTTACTTGAAACGATGTTTCGCTTATTGCTCGATATTCCCGAAGAGCCGCGAGTTCTTCAACTTCGATCTGATCCAGCTGTGGATCTCCAACGGGTTTATCCAATCCAGCGGAAATAACCAGGAGCTGGAAGAGATCGGACGGCAGTACTTGGAGGAGCTGAGGTCGAGATCCTTCTTCGATGTTGTCGAGGAAGTCTATCCGGCGGTGGCCTTCCGAATGCACGACCTCATTCACGAGCTTGCCGTTTCTGTGGCACAAACCGAATCGGCCAACATGAAAGTGCGAGCGCAGGATATTTCCCCGACGACTCGGCATATATCATTTCCCGACCCATCTCTTCTACCAAAAGATGAATTACGCGACCGCTTGAGCAAACTCAGCGGCGTACGTACCATCTTCTTGTCTGAGAGGGGTTCCTCTGGGGAGTTCTTTCTGGAGAGGTGCATTTCGCGATTCAAGCACTTGCGAGTGCTATGGCTAGAGAACTCTAGTTTTGACCAACTGCCTAGTTCCATTGGCGGTCTAAAGCATTTGAAGTTTCTTAGTTTACGCCTCAACGACAATATCAAGAAACTCCCCGAGTCGATCTGCGAGCTTTGCAATCTGCAGAGCTTAGACCTTCTCGGGTGCTGGGAACTCGAGGAATTGCCTGCAGACATGAAGAACATGATCAGCCTCCGTGTTTTGTGGATAGCCACGAAACAGCAGCGTCTCCCAGAGAATGGAATAGGATGCTTGACCTCTCTGCGGTGGCTCTTCATTGGAGGGTGCGAGAATTTGGAGGCCTTGTTCGATGATATCGAATCGCTCACGTCGCTCCGTAAGTTGTTCATTGCAGGTTGTCCGATGTTGGCCTCCTTACCACAAGGCATCAAGAATCTGAAGGCATTGGAGGATCTCTGGATTGTCGGCTGCGAGAACTTGAGGCTGCCAGAAGGCGAAAGTAACGAGGCAAGCTCCATGTCGAGGCTTCAATCCATCAGATTCAAGGACTTACGAGAACTAGTTTCTTTCCCAGGGTGGCTCGAAGGTTCTGCAAGTACGCTGGAGAGGATAAGAATTGAGGATTGTCGCAACTTGAGGGTATTGCCCGAGTGGCTGCAAAATTGTTCTTCTCTGAGAAAACTGGAGATTGGGAGCTGTCCCGGATTGTCGTCTATACCAGATGGCGTTCGCCGCATTGCCACGTTGACAGAGCTGCGGATAATTGATTGCGAGGGAATTGAGCAGGGGCAGCGAcgttga